The following proteins are encoded in a genomic region of Microbacterium sp. NC79:
- a CDS encoding ABC transporter ATP-binding protein, translated as MSMGGGMGRGGGGGFRGVDAAAQRKENASAPRIEGLRGRILALFRPYRGRIIITMSLVVVGAAIGVIPPLIIQRIFDDALFPPAGHPNMSLLGVLVAVMVGLFVLGALVGVAQTWFTATVGNAVTGDLRVSLFQHLQSMELGFFTRTKTGVIQSRLQNDVGAVSGVLTNTVTSILGNTVTVIAALVAMILIDWRLTILAVVLMPILALVQRRVGQVRARIAGQTQESLSELSAITQETLSVSGILLSKSFNRERTESDRYRAENTNQVRLQVKRAMSGQGFFTVVQVLMASVPAVVYLVSGWLLGAGSPTITAGTIVAFTTVQARLLQPLMGLMRVALDIQTSSAVFARIFEYLDLKPAITDAPNAIAVADAPGPLGRVAFRDVQFRYPDSSDDLAPTLRGISFVAEPGQHVAFVGPSGAGKSTVLYLAPRFYEATAGSVEFAGADVRHLIHESIIDHVGIVSQETYLFHATIRENLRYAKPDATDAEVEGACRAANIHHVIESFEHGYDTVVGERGYRLSGGEKQRIAIARVLLKDPPVILLDEATSALDTVSERVVQSALDAASRGRTTLSIAHRLSTVIHADIIHVIQAGRIVESGTHAELIAHDGLYAELAAQQIAASRILDDESGERADRAPADDDTSAADSLRGSALGLAMGVGATQVPGLSDEQAEADLDTGTIRVDP; from the coding sequence ATGAGCATGGGTGGCGGCATGGGCCGCGGTGGCGGCGGTGGTTTCCGCGGTGTCGACGCCGCGGCGCAGCGGAAAGAAAACGCGAGCGCGCCCCGCATCGAGGGTTTACGCGGTCGCATTCTCGCGCTGTTTCGCCCGTACCGCGGCCGCATCATCATCACGATGTCACTTGTCGTGGTCGGCGCAGCGATCGGGGTGATCCCGCCGCTCATCATTCAACGCATTTTTGATGATGCGCTCTTCCCACCTGCCGGGCACCCCAACATGTCTCTGCTTGGCGTGCTTGTCGCTGTCATGGTCGGACTCTTCGTTCTCGGTGCCCTGGTCGGCGTTGCGCAAACATGGTTCACCGCGACGGTCGGTAATGCGGTCACGGGCGATTTGCGCGTGAGCCTCTTTCAGCACCTGCAATCGATGGAGCTGGGGTTCTTCACGCGCACGAAGACCGGCGTTATTCAGTCGCGTCTGCAAAACGACGTGGGCGCGGTGAGCGGCGTGCTAACGAACACCGTGACGAGCATTCTGGGCAATACGGTGACGGTGATTGCGGCGCTTGTCGCCATGATCCTCATTGATTGGCGTCTCACGATACTTGCGGTCGTGCTCATGCCGATCCTCGCGCTCGTACAGCGCCGCGTTGGGCAAGTGCGGGCGCGGATCGCCGGTCAGACGCAAGAGTCGCTGAGTGAGCTCAGCGCCATTACGCAAGAGACGCTGAGCGTTTCGGGCATTTTGCTGTCGAAGTCGTTCAATCGAGAGCGCACCGAGTCTGACCGCTACCGGGCGGAGAACACCAATCAGGTGCGCCTGCAGGTGAAACGCGCGATGAGTGGTCAGGGCTTCTTCACCGTCGTTCAGGTGTTGATGGCTAGCGTGCCCGCTGTGGTGTACCTGGTGTCTGGCTGGTTGCTGGGGGCGGGGTCGCCGACGATCACCGCCGGAACCATCGTGGCGTTCACGACGGTACAGGCGCGACTGCTGCAACCACTCATGGGGCTTATGCGCGTCGCGCTCGACATTCAAACGTCGTCGGCGGTGTTCGCGCGAATTTTTGAGTACCTCGACCTCAAACCGGCCATCACCGACGCCCCGAATGCGATCGCGGTGGCTGACGCCCCCGGCCCGCTGGGCCGCGTCGCATTCCGCGACGTGCAGTTTCGTTACCCCGACTCATCTGACGACCTCGCGCCTACGCTCCGCGGCATTTCGTTCGTTGCCGAACCCGGCCAGCACGTAGCGTTCGTGGGGCCGAGTGGTGCGGGTAAATCGACCGTGCTGTATTTGGCACCGCGGTTTTATGAGGCAACCGCTGGTTCCGTGGAGTTTGCCGGAGCCGATGTGCGCCATCTCATCCACGAATCGATCATCGACCATGTCGGCATCGTGTCGCAGGAGACCTATCTGTTCCACGCGACGATTCGCGAGAACCTGCGCTACGCCAAACCCGACGCCACCGACGCCGAGGTGGAAGGGGCGTGTCGTGCCGCAAACATTCATCACGTCATTGAGAGCTTTGAGCACGGCTATGACACGGTCGTGGGGGAGCGCGGATACCGCCTCTCCGGTGGTGAGAAACAGCGCATCGCGATCGCGCGGGTGCTGCTGAAAGATCCGCCCGTCATTTTGCTGGATGAGGCAACCAGCGCGCTTGACACCGTTTCGGAACGCGTCGTGCAATCGGCCCTTGATGCGGCATCACGCGGACGAACCACACTGTCGATCGCGCACCGGTTGTCTACCGTCATTCACGCCGACATCATCCACGTGATTCAGGCTGGTCGCATCGTCGAGTCAGGCACGCACGCCGAACTCATCGCGCACGATGGGCTTTACGCGGAGCTCGCCGCGCAACAGATCGCGGCGTCCCGCATTTTGGACGATGAGTCGGGCGAGCGCGCCGATCGCGCGCCAGCCGATGACGATACGTCCGCGGCCGACAGTCTGCGCGGTTCCGCGCTGGGGCTCGCCATGGGCGTGGGCGCGACGCAGGTTCCCGGGCTCAGCGATGAGCAAGCCGAGGCCGACTTAGATACCGGAACCATTCGGGTCGACCCGTAA
- a CDS encoding glycosyltransferase family 2 protein: MLPAVVTVIVAGRDIAALAPAALDSLLAQTEPRFRAILIDDGSVDETGAIFRHYADTDARFQAVWHPDSLGLGAARNHGLSLVDTEYVAFLDADDVMRPHALAHAISSLENSGSEMAVGTYVRLREVDGAWACGDVQPWVRASVTPAQAGVTLAEHPAVVGNIVAWSKVSRHRLWTRTGTRFPEGVLYEDQVVAQQLYAAARGIDLLDKVFVEWRIRADGTSITQREADPRVLADCVEQMTAGLAVLRKASPAATAARTTQILRMDLPRLAIILDLAPESRSLLGEFARSLAPTPADRALRTQSPANPNDPDAPTLGAVYDRVVAWG; this comes from the coding sequence GTGCTTCCTGCTGTGGTGACCGTGATCGTTGCCGGGCGCGATATTGCGGCCCTCGCCCCCGCCGCGCTCGACTCCCTCCTCGCGCAAACCGAGCCGCGGTTCCGCGCCATCCTGATCGATGACGGATCCGTTGATGAGACGGGAGCAATCTTTCGCCATTACGCCGACACCGATGCGCGGTTCCAGGCCGTGTGGCATCCCGATTCCCTCGGCCTTGGCGCCGCACGTAATCACGGCTTGTCGCTTGTTGACACCGAGTATGTCGCGTTCTTGGACGCTGATGACGTGATGCGCCCGCATGCTCTGGCGCACGCCATTTCGAGTCTCGAGAACTCCGGCAGTGAGATGGCGGTCGGAACCTATGTGCGGCTTCGTGAGGTCGACGGCGCGTGGGCGTGTGGTGACGTGCAGCCATGGGTGCGCGCCTCGGTCACGCCCGCACAAGCCGGCGTCACGCTCGCCGAGCACCCGGCGGTGGTGGGCAACATCGTGGCCTGGTCGAAAGTGAGTCGCCATCGCCTCTGGACGCGTACCGGCACCCGTTTTCCGGAGGGCGTGCTGTACGAAGATCAGGTCGTGGCGCAGCAGCTCTATGCGGCGGCTCGTGGCATCGATCTCCTCGACAAGGTGTTTGTCGAGTGGCGAATTCGAGCGGACGGCACCAGCATTACGCAGCGCGAGGCAGACCCGCGTGTGCTGGCCGACTGCGTCGAACAAATGACGGCCGGGCTCGCTGTGCTTCGCAAGGCGTCTCCGGCAGCAACCGCCGCGCGGACCACCCAGATTTTGCGGATGGATCTCCCGCGCCTCGCGATCATTCTTGACCTGGCTCCGGAGTCACGGTCACTGCTCGGAGAGTTCGCCCGTTCCCTCGCGCCCACGCCAGCGGACCGGGCGTTGCGCACGCAGTCACCCGCGAACCCGAATGATCCAGACGCTCCCACTCTCGGCGCGGTGTACGACCGCGTCGTGGCCTGGGGGTAG
- the gcvT gene encoding glycine cleavage system aminomethyltransferase GcvT — protein sequence MSENRFTPLKDRHEALGASFTDFGGWMMPVRYTSDLAEHKAVRESAGLFDISHMAEFIVDGAGSAAYLDYALAGRLSAMAVGKAKYSLLLAEDGGIIDDLIVYRMADERFLIISNAGNHDAVAAALPERAADFDVEISDISDDVALIAIQGPESVAILEPMTSLVITGTPLAESAYYTWTEGDFGEVPVFIARTGYTGEDGFELLVPNSAAGELWDAVLAAGADRGLVPAGLAARDTLRLEAGMPLYGHELSRETVPSQSGLGRVVVAAKESFVGKEGLAARDITDAPVLIALSVEGRRAGRAGYGVFQGETQVGEITSGALSPTLGYPIAMALVHPSAAEATDLTIDVRGTRIPATITTLPFYRRNS from the coding sequence ATGTCAGAGAATCGCTTCACGCCGCTGAAAGACCGTCACGAAGCCCTTGGTGCTTCCTTCACGGACTTCGGCGGCTGGATGATGCCCGTGCGCTATACGTCCGATCTTGCGGAGCACAAGGCGGTGCGCGAGTCGGCAGGTCTGTTCGACATTTCGCATATGGCCGAGTTCATTGTTGATGGTGCCGGCTCTGCCGCTTACCTTGACTACGCGCTCGCTGGCCGGTTGTCTGCAATGGCCGTCGGCAAGGCAAAGTACTCGCTGCTGCTCGCCGAAGACGGTGGCATCATCGACGACCTCATCGTGTACCGGATGGCCGACGAACGCTTCCTGATCATCTCGAACGCTGGCAACCACGACGCGGTTGCCGCTGCGCTCCCGGAGCGCGCCGCCGATTTTGATGTCGAGATCTCTGACATTTCGGACGACGTTGCACTCATCGCGATTCAGGGCCCGGAGTCCGTCGCGATTCTCGAGCCGATGACATCGCTCGTCATTACCGGCACGCCGCTCGCCGAATCGGCGTACTACACCTGGACCGAAGGTGACTTCGGTGAGGTTCCGGTGTTCATCGCACGCACCGGCTACACCGGTGAAGACGGATTCGAACTCCTGGTTCCGAACTCCGCCGCTGGCGAGTTGTGGGACGCCGTGCTTGCCGCAGGCGCTGACCGCGGCCTCGTGCCCGCCGGTCTTGCCGCCCGCGACACGCTGCGCCTGGAAGCAGGCATGCCGCTATACGGCCACGAACTCAGCCGCGAGACGGTTCCGTCGCAGTCCGGTCTTGGCCGCGTCGTTGTCGCCGCCAAGGAGTCGTTCGTCGGCAAGGAGGGCCTTGCCGCCCGCGATATTACCGACGCCCCCGTTTTGATCGCGCTGTCGGTCGAGGGCCGCCGCGCTGGCCGCGCCGGCTACGGCGTATTCCAGGGCGAAACGCAGGTCGGCGAGATTACGTCCGGCGCGTTGAGCCCGACGCTCGGCTACCCGATCGCGATGGCGCTCGTGCACCCGAGCGCGGCAGAAGCCACCGACCTGACCATTGACGTGCGGGGCACCCGCATTCCCGCAACCATCACCACCCTTCCCTTCTATCGGAGAAACTCATGA
- the gcvH gene encoding glycine cleavage system protein GcvH — translation MTADLKYTEEHEWIAVDGDVATIGITDYAAEQLGDVVFVELPAVGSAITAATVVGEIESTKSVGELYAPVAGEVIEINDAVVDQPDLVNADPFGQGWLIKVRFTGELGATMDADAYAAFTGA, via the coding sequence ATGACCGCTGACCTGAAGTACACCGAAGAGCACGAGTGGATCGCTGTCGACGGAGACGTCGCCACGATCGGCATCACGGACTACGCAGCTGAGCAGCTCGGCGACGTTGTCTTCGTTGAACTGCCCGCCGTTGGTTCCGCCATCACGGCCGCCACCGTTGTCGGCGAGATCGAGTCCACCAAGTCGGTCGGCGAGCTGTACGCTCCCGTCGCCGGTGAGGTCATCGAGATCAACGACGCCGTTGTTGACCAGCCCGACCTCGTCAACGCTGACCCGTTCGGTCAGGGCTGGCTCATCAAGGTTCGCTTCACGGGTGAGCTCGGCGCCACGATGGACGCCGACGCGTACGCCGCCTTCACCGGAGCATAA
- the gcvP gene encoding aminomethyl-transferring glycine dehydrogenase gives MSVTIFADRHIGTTSETQAVMLDAVGITADAGERPLDALMRRAVPSSIFENRGTSEALPEAASEAEALAELRALAARNTVNKAMIGLGYYGTLTPSVIQRNVLENPSWYTAYTPYQPEISQGRLEALINFQTMVSELSGMATANASMLDEGSAAAEGMLLARRASKVTSPVFAVDSGAFPQTKALLATRAAAVGVELVEVDLAGGEALPDALFGAFVQYPSASGLVWDPSSVIDAVHAAGGLAVVAADLLSLTLLASPGSLGADVAVGTTQRFGVPMAFGGPHAGYMAVRAGLERQLPGRLVGVSQDASGHPAYRLSLQTREQHIRREKATSNICTAQVLLAVMASMYAVYHGPNGLRAIATRTAQMASQLAKSLVAGGLEIAHEAFFDTVTVMVPSRAADIVAAAHAGGYLLHLVDADTVSVSTDETTTLEDLAAVAGFFGVSAPGAFGLAALEIGKLPDALRRTDDFLTHPVFNVHHSETAMMRYLKQLADRDYALDRGMIPLGSCTMKLNAATEMAAITWPEFAGIHPFAPVSDVEGYLDLITQLEGWLADVTGYDAVSLQPNAGSQGELAGLLAIRGYHHSNGDTARDICLIPSSAHGTNAASAVLAGMKVVVVATTESGDVDLDDLRAKIEKHADTLSALMITYPSTHGVYEQDVLDITAAVHAAGGQVYIDGANLNALLGYSRFGDLGGDVSHLNLHKTFAIPHGGGGPGVGPVAAKAHLAPFLPSHPLAQRAEHAGGYVFEGGPVSAAPYGSSGVLPISWAYVRMMGAAGLRDATAAAVLSANYVAARLREFYPVLYAGEGGLVAHECILDLRPLKEDTGITVDDVAKRLIDYGFHAPTMSFPVAGTLMVEPTESEDLGEIDRFIDAMIRIHAEAQAVKAGTWPADDNPLANAPHTAHSVIAGEWAHAYTRDEAVYPVASIIRTKYWPPVRRIDQAFGDRNLVCACPPIEAFADLG, from the coding sequence ATAAGCGTGACGATTTTCGCTGACCGCCACATTGGCACCACGAGCGAGACCCAAGCGGTCATGCTCGACGCCGTGGGCATCACGGCTGATGCTGGCGAACGCCCGCTTGATGCGCTGATGCGCCGCGCCGTTCCGTCGTCGATTTTTGAGAACCGCGGAACCTCGGAGGCACTTCCGGAGGCAGCCAGCGAAGCAGAGGCTCTCGCCGAGCTTCGCGCGCTCGCCGCACGCAACACCGTCAACAAGGCCATGATTGGCCTCGGCTACTACGGCACGCTGACCCCGTCGGTGATTCAGCGCAACGTGCTGGAGAACCCATCGTGGTACACCGCGTACACGCCGTACCAGCCGGAGATTTCGCAGGGTCGCCTCGAAGCGCTGATCAACTTCCAGACCATGGTCTCGGAGCTCAGCGGCATGGCAACGGCTAACGCCTCGATGCTTGACGAGGGAAGCGCCGCCGCCGAAGGTATGCTCCTGGCCCGTCGCGCCTCGAAGGTGACGTCGCCGGTGTTCGCCGTGGACTCGGGTGCATTCCCGCAGACCAAGGCCCTGCTGGCAACGCGTGCCGCTGCCGTTGGTGTTGAGCTCGTTGAGGTCGATCTCGCTGGCGGCGAGGCGCTGCCTGACGCCCTGTTCGGTGCGTTCGTGCAGTATCCGAGCGCATCCGGTCTCGTGTGGGACCCGTCGTCGGTCATCGACGCCGTACATGCGGCCGGTGGCCTTGCGGTTGTCGCCGCCGACCTGCTGAGCCTGACGCTGCTCGCATCTCCCGGTTCGCTTGGCGCGGATGTCGCTGTCGGAACCACGCAGCGCTTTGGCGTGCCGATGGCGTTTGGTGGTCCGCACGCGGGCTACATGGCCGTGCGTGCGGGGCTGGAGCGTCAGCTTCCTGGCCGTCTCGTCGGTGTTTCGCAAGACGCGTCTGGTCACCCGGCCTACCGCTTGTCGTTGCAGACCCGTGAGCAGCACATCCGCCGTGAGAAGGCGACGAGCAACATCTGCACCGCGCAGGTGCTGCTTGCCGTCATGGCGTCGATGTACGCGGTCTACCACGGCCCGAACGGTCTCCGTGCGATCGCTACCCGCACCGCGCAGATGGCATCGCAGCTCGCTAAGAGCCTCGTTGCCGGTGGTCTGGAGATTGCTCACGAAGCCTTCTTCGACACCGTCACGGTCATGGTTCCGTCTCGCGCAGCCGACATCGTCGCTGCCGCACACGCTGGCGGATACCTGTTGCACCTCGTCGACGCCGACACGGTTTCGGTGTCAACGGATGAGACCACGACGCTGGAAGACCTGGCCGCTGTGGCTGGCTTCTTCGGCGTTTCGGCTCCCGGTGCCTTTGGCTTGGCTGCGCTGGAGATTGGTAAGTTGCCTGACGCGCTGCGCCGCACGGACGACTTCCTGACGCACCCGGTGTTCAACGTGCACCACTCCGAGACCGCCATGATGCGTTACCTGAAGCAGCTCGCTGACCGCGACTACGCGCTGGACCGTGGCATGATTCCGCTCGGCTCGTGCACGATGAAGCTCAACGCTGCCACCGAGATGGCGGCGATCACGTGGCCCGAGTTCGCGGGAATTCACCCGTTCGCTCCGGTTTCAGACGTTGAGGGCTACCTTGACCTGATCACCCAGCTTGAGGGCTGGCTGGCTGATGTCACGGGTTACGACGCCGTGTCGTTGCAGCCGAACGCTGGCTCGCAGGGTGAGCTCGCGGGTCTGCTTGCGATTCGTGGCTACCACCACTCGAATGGTGATACGGCACGCGACATTTGCCTCATTCCGTCATCGGCGCACGGCACGAACGCTGCGTCGGCGGTGTTGGCCGGCATGAAGGTCGTTGTTGTTGCCACGACGGAGTCGGGTGACGTTGACCTTGACGATCTGCGCGCCAAGATCGAGAAGCACGCTGACACGCTGTCGGCGCTCATGATCACCTATCCGTCCACGCACGGTGTGTACGAGCAGGATGTGCTCGACATCACTGCGGCTGTGCACGCGGCCGGTGGCCAGGTATACATCGATGGCGCAAACCTCAACGCGCTGCTCGGCTACTCGCGTTTTGGCGATCTGGGTGGCGATGTGTCGCACCTCAACCTGCACAAGACGTTTGCGATTCCGCACGGTGGTGGCGGCCCGGGTGTTGGCCCGGTTGCGGCCAAGGCTCACTTGGCGCCGTTCCTGCCTTCGCACCCGCTCGCTCAGCGTGCGGAGCACGCGGGCGGTTACGTTTTCGAGGGTGGCCCGGTGTCGGCCGCGCCGTACGGTTCAAGCGGCGTGCTGCCGATCTCGTGGGCATACGTGCGCATGATGGGTGCCGCCGGTCTCCGTGACGCGACGGCGGCTGCCGTGCTTTCGGCGAACTATGTTGCCGCGCGCCTGCGGGAGTTCTACCCGGTGCTGTACGCGGGTGAGGGCGGACTCGTCGCGCACGAGTGCATTCTCGACCTCCGTCCGCTGAAGGAAGACACCGGCATTACCGTCGACGATGTGGCTAAGCGTCTCATCGACTACGGCTTCCACGCGCCGACGATGTCGTTCCCGGTTGCCGGAACCCTCATGGTCGAGCCGACCGAGTCGGAAGACCTGGGCGAGATCGACCGCTTCATCGACGCGATGATTCGTATTCACGCCGAAGCTCAAGCGGTGAAGGCTGGCACGTGGCCGGCCGACGATAACCCGCTGGCGAACGCGCCGCACACCGCGCACTCGGTCATCGCAGGGGAGTGGGCACACGCCTACACCCGCGACGAAGCTGTGTACCCGGTGGCATCGATCATCCGCACGAAGTACTGGCCGCCTGTCCGCCGCATCGACCAGGCATTCGGAGACCGCAACCTGGTCTGCGCCTGCCCGCCGATCGAGGCCTTCGCCGACCTCGGCTAA
- a CDS encoding CPBP family intramembrane glutamic endopeptidase: protein MSAPIFPVASTASRTRLTWEVVIVLCLSLGASAVYSTISFIRIQLSTTPIGEQTAQLNPSRDDHAVWDVVYGLLDVFFDLAIVALVIYLLWEPGQSALRKIGLDFSRIGSDFLRALGIGLAIGLPGLGLYIVGRAMGASIAIQASDNVAWYLVPVLLLSAARAGLLEEVILLGYLGDRLRRLGWGTWTIILSAAALRGLYHAYQGVPGIVGNFVMGIVFGWAYQRWGRVMPLVIAHTLIDIVAFFGYPIAVALFPTLFTA, encoded by the coding sequence TGGGAAGTGGTCATCGTGCTGTGCCTATCGCTGGGCGCCTCCGCGGTCTATTCAACAATTTCCTTCATCCGCATTCAGCTCAGCACCACGCCGATCGGCGAGCAGACCGCGCAACTGAACCCATCACGCGATGATCATGCGGTATGGGATGTCGTCTACGGACTCCTCGATGTGTTTTTTGACCTCGCGATCGTCGCGCTGGTGATCTACCTCTTGTGGGAACCCGGCCAATCTGCACTCCGCAAGATCGGTCTTGACTTCTCGCGTATTGGTTCCGACTTCTTGCGCGCTTTGGGGATTGGTCTGGCGATCGGTTTGCCCGGGCTCGGCCTCTACATCGTCGGCCGGGCAATGGGAGCGAGCATTGCGATCCAGGCTTCTGACAATGTCGCTTGGTATCTCGTGCCGGTGCTGCTGCTGTCTGCGGCGCGCGCTGGCCTGCTCGAAGAAGTGATCCTGTTGGGATATCTAGGTGATCGCTTGCGCCGGCTCGGCTGGGGCACCTGGACGATCATTCTCTCCGCAGCGGCGCTGCGCGGTCTCTACCACGCCTATCAAGGTGTCCCCGGGATCGTCGGAAACTTCGTCATGGGCATCGTGTTCGGCTGGGCATACCAACGCTGGGGCCGCGTCATGCCCCTCGTCATTGCACACACCCTGATCGATATCGTGGCGTTCTTCGGCTACCCCATCGCCGTCGCCCTCTTCCCCACCCTCTTCACCGCCTAA